The Scatophagus argus isolate fScaArg1 chromosome 20, fScaArg1.pri, whole genome shotgun sequence genome window below encodes:
- the uap1l1 gene encoding UDP-N-acetylhexosamine pyrophosphorylase-like protein 1 — protein MLSLEQVKQSLESAGQSHILQFWSELCEGERDSFLRELSQLDLKRLKEHCEGAARAAAAPSASLDQHIEPVPPEFIGSVRKSDKSALEKWENEGLLQISRNRVGVLLLAGGQGTRLGVQYPKGMYNVGLPSGKTLYQIQAERIHKIQELSDRKHGSKCTVPWYIMTSEFTLAPTEKFFKENNYFGLEPSNVVMFEQRMIPAVTFDGKVILQDKGKIAMAPDGNGGLYQVLEENKVLEDMKKRGVEYLHVYCVDNILVKMADPVFIGFCVSKGADCGAKVVEKAYPSEPVGVVCRVQGIYQVVEYSEIKPETAELRGPGGELVYSAGNICNHFFTRAFLQDVAEKFESQLKQHVALKKVPFVDSCGNHVKPTKPNGIKMEKFVFDVFTFSRSFVVFEVVREDEFSPLKNADGAATDNPTTARNSLLAQHCRWATAAGATLLDEHGNTLPATASVSAGDNPPAQCEISPLVSYFGEGLEQLLKGRILPSPFILDEKRANELQAQ, from the exons ATGCTTTCCTTGGAGCAAGTGAAGCAGAGTTTGGAGAGTGCTGGACAATCTCACATTCTGCAGTTTTGGTCGGAACTGTGTGAGGGGGAGAGGGACAGTTTCCTCCGGGAGCTGTCTCAGCTGGATCTGAAGAGACTGAAGGAACACTGTGAAGGGGCTGCGAGGGCTGCAGCCGCCCCGTCCGCCAGCTTGGATCAACACATAGAACCAGTTCCTCCAGAGTTCATCGGCAGCGTGAGGAAAAGTGACAAAAGCGCTCTAGAAAAGTGGGAAAATGAAG GGCTGTTGCAAATCTCAAGGAATCGAGTTGGAGTCCTGCTCTTGGCTGGCGGTCAGGGGACTCGTCTTGGTGTTCAGTATCCCAAAGGGATGTATAATGTTGGGTTACCAAGTGGCAAAACCTTGTATCAAATCCAGGCAGAGCGCATTCACAAAATCCAGGAGCTATCGGACAGAAAGCATGGCTCAAAGTGCACCGTTCCATG GTACATAATGACCAGTGAGTTCACTCTGGCTCCCACTGAGAAGTTCTTCAAGGAGAACAACTATTTTGGACTGGAACCATCAAACGTTGTTATGTTTGAGCAAAGGATGATCCCAGCAGTGACCTTTGATGGAAAGGTCATCCTTCAGGATAAAGGAAAGATAGCCATGGCCCCAG ATGGGAATGGTGGTCTGTACCAAGTATTGGAGGAAAACAAGGTCCTGGAGGACATGAAGAAGAGGGGAGTGGAGTACCTACATGTGTACTGCGTGGACAACATCCTGGTCAAGATGGCAGACCCTGTGTTTATTGGCTTCTGTGTGAGCAAAGGTGCTGACTGTGGAGCCAAG GTGGTGGAGAAGGCCTACCCTTCCGAGCCTGTGGGTGTTGTTTGCAGAGTGCAAGGCATCTATCAGGTGGTGGAGTACAGCGAGATAAAACCAGAAACAGCTGAGCTCCGAGgacctggaggagagctggtgTACAGTGCTGGAAACATCTGCAATCACTTCTTTACAAGGGCTTTCCTGCAGGATGTGGCAGA gaaATTTGAAAGTCAACTGAAACAACATGTAGCACTCAAGAAAGTGCCCTTTGTGGATTCATGTGGCAATCATGTCAAACCTACCAAACCTAATGGCATAAAGAtggaaaaatttgtttttgatgtatttACATTCTCAAG GAGCTTTGTCGTGTTTGAAGTTGTGAGGGAGGATGAGTTTTCCCCCCTGAAAAATGCAGATGGAGCAGCCACAGACAACCCCACCACAGCCAGGAACTCTTTGCTGGCTCAGCACTGCCGTTGGGCCACAGCTGCAGGAGCCACGCTGTTGGATGAACATGGGAATACCCTCCCTGCTACAGCCAG tgtgTCAGCAGGGGACAACCCTCCAGCACAATGTGAGATATCTCCACTGGTCTCTTACTTTGGAGAG GGGCTGGAGCAACTGCTGAAAGGGAGGATACTGCCATCTCCCTTCATTTTGGATGAAAAAAGGGCCAACGAGCTGCAGGCTCAGTAA